In Candidatus Methylomirabilota bacterium, the genomic stretch TCGCGGCCTTGGAAATCTCAAAAGGCAGATCCGTGAGAATCTAGAGTCGAATACATGATAGATATTTCTTAGTGTGCTGTCAATGACTCCTTTTTTCGCACGGGCGGGGCAGCCCTTCGACTGTCCCTTCGATAAACTCAGGGCGGGGCTCAGGGCGAGCCCTTCGGCAAGCTCAGGATAAATGGTCGGATGGTTTGGCCGGTGAGGGAAGCCCGGCCGGCCCTTCTCGGATCAACGCGACACTGACGAGGGCCGCACCCACCAGTAACAGACAGATGCGAAAGGCCCAGGCGAAGGCATGGGGCGGGTACAGCCGCGCCCCCTCCCGCATCGCGTCCTGCCAGTGGAAATCGAGGACGAACCCCAACAGGACCTGAAGGACCGCCGCGCCCAGGAATCCCCCCATATTCACGACGGCTAATGCGACGCCGACCCGCTCGGGCTGCTGCTCTTTGATGCAGGAGAGGCAGAGCAGGAGGCTGCTCGCGAAAAAGCCAAAGGCGAACAGGTAGGGGCCCAGACGAGACGCCGGGACGAGGTTCGCGGCAGGACCGATCCAGAACAGGGCGTAACAGCCGCCGCCCAACAGGAGGGGAAGCTTGCGCTGCTGGAAGAGCCGGTCCGAGAGATACCCAATGACGATCCCCCCCGTGACAAAGCCGAGCACCCCCACGCCGATGAGGTCCCCGGCCTCGGAACGCGTCAGCCCGTGCACCTGCATGAGGTACGGGTGACCCCACAAGGCAAAGAAGGCGAGAAAGGTCCCGGTGATCCCGACCTTGGCGAAAAAGACCGGCCAGGTCTCCGGGGTCTTGAGCACCGCCCAGAGAGGGCGGACAATTGGCGTGCGCGTCGCCGCGGG encodes the following:
- a CDS encoding MFS transporter, with the protein product MRKWIIWATATALYLLVNFHRFALGIISDQLMAAFKIAAVGLGGLSALYFYLYAVLQMPAGILADTWGPRRTITASAVIMTAGAFVFGAASDLTTAYLGRFLVGVGVAAVFVNILKLIADWFPPQYFATMTGLTTTVGFLGGFMASGPFARVVEVVGWRWGFHGVGLITAVIALGCFWMIQDWAALPAATRTPIVRPLWAVLKTPETWPVFFAKVGITGTFLAFFALWGHPYLMQVHGLTRSEAGDLIGVGVLGFVTGGIVIGYLSDRLFQQRKLPLLLGGGCYALFWIGPAANLVPASRLGPYLFAFGFFASSLLLCLSCIKEQQPERVGVALAVVNMGGFLGAAVLQVLLGFVLDFHWQDAMREGARLYPPHAFAWAFRICLLLVGAALVSVALIREGPAGLPSPAKPSDHLS